Proteins found in one Terribacillus sp. DMT04 genomic segment:
- the hslU gene encoding ATP-dependent protease ATPase subunit HslU: METNLTPKQIVAQLDRYIIGQKSAKKSVAVALRNRYRRMMLSSDLRDEITPKNILMIGPTGVGKTEIARRLAKLVGAPFVKVEATKFTEVGYVGRDVESMVRDLVEAAVRIVRENKLESVTEKAERQANKRLVKLLVPETKKQHNNFKNPLEMLFNQQQHEELDEKTSDETESKRERTKRMLEMGELEDTMVTIEIEEQQSSMFDMLQGSGMEQMGMNMQDALGQFMPKKKKKRRLPVSEARPLLVQQEAQKLIDMDEVSQEAVQLVEQSGIIFIDEIDKVAAKGDQGANVSREGVQRDILPIVEGSTVTTKYGPVKTDHILFVAAGAFHMAKPSDLIPELQGRFPIRVELEKLSVEDFKKILVEPSNALLKQYQALLETEGINVVFTDEAVTRLAEVAFEVNQETDNIGARRLHTILEKLLEDLSFEASDITMGTIEITPSYVDDKLASIAKNKDLSQYIL; encoded by the coding sequence ATGGAGACAAATTTGACACCAAAACAAATTGTGGCGCAGCTGGACCGTTATATTATTGGGCAGAAGAGTGCCAAAAAATCGGTTGCTGTCGCGCTTAGGAACCGTTATCGTCGTATGATGCTGAGCAGTGACTTACGTGATGAGATAACGCCGAAGAATATTCTGATGATTGGTCCGACAGGTGTAGGGAAGACAGAGATTGCCAGAAGACTTGCGAAGCTTGTTGGTGCGCCATTCGTTAAAGTAGAAGCAACTAAATTTACGGAAGTTGGCTATGTTGGGCGTGATGTAGAATCCATGGTCCGCGATTTAGTTGAAGCTGCTGTCAGAATCGTACGAGAAAACAAGCTTGAATCTGTGACCGAGAAGGCGGAAAGACAAGCGAATAAACGGCTTGTGAAGCTACTTGTGCCGGAAACGAAAAAGCAGCATAACAATTTTAAAAATCCTCTCGAAATGCTCTTCAATCAGCAGCAGCACGAAGAGCTAGATGAAAAAACTTCCGACGAAACAGAATCGAAGCGTGAACGCACTAAGCGCATGCTTGAGATGGGTGAATTGGAAGATACAATGGTGACCATCGAAATCGAAGAACAGCAATCATCCATGTTTGATATGCTCCAAGGCTCCGGAATGGAGCAGATGGGCATGAATATGCAGGATGCACTTGGTCAGTTTATGCCAAAGAAAAAGAAAAAGCGCAGGCTGCCAGTATCCGAAGCACGTCCGCTGCTCGTCCAGCAGGAAGCACAAAAGCTGATAGACATGGACGAAGTATCACAAGAGGCCGTTCAGTTAGTAGAGCAGTCCGGTATTATCTTTATTGATGAGATTGATAAAGTAGCTGCTAAAGGGGATCAAGGCGCCAATGTATCACGTGAAGGTGTACAACGTGATATTCTTCCTATTGTCGAAGGGTCGACTGTTACAACAAAGTACGGGCCGGTAAAGACTGATCACATCCTATTTGTTGCAGCAGGTGCCTTTCATATGGCTAAACCTTCCGATCTTATACCAGAACTGCAAGGCAGGTTCCCAATCCGTGTAGAACTGGAAAAGCTGTCTGTAGAAGACTTCAAAAAAATTCTTGTCGAGCCTTCCAATGCGCTGCTGAAACAATATCAAGCTTTATTGGAAACAGAGGGTATAAATGTCGTGTTTACGGACGAAGCTGTTACCAGACTAGCAGAAGTGGCTTTTGAAGTGAATCAGGAAACCGATAATATTGGTGCCCGGCGTCTTCATACGATTTTAGAGAAGCTTCTGGAGGACTTGAGTTTTGAAGCATCAGATATCACGATGGGCACAATAGAAATTACACCAAGTTATGTAGATGACAAACTGGCATCCATTGCAAAGAACAAAGATTTGAGCCAGTATATTTTATAA
- the codY gene encoding GTP-sensing pleiotropic transcriptional regulator CodY codes for MKLLDKARDINFMLQKTAGKAVNFNNMSETLQQVIESNTFIVSRRGKLLGFSINQAIENDRMKQMLEERQFPKEYTDSLFQIQQTTANIDIDSPYTAFPVENKDLFQGGLTTIVPIIGGGERLGTLILSRIAENFSDDDLLLAEYGATVVGMEILHQKSAEIETEARSKAVVQMAISSLSYSELEAIEHIFEELDGSEGLLVASKVADRVGITRSVIVNALRKLESAGVIESRSLGMKGTYIKVLNNKFLVELQKHTS; via the coding sequence ATGAAATTATTAGATAAGGCAAGAGATATAAACTTTATGCTGCAAAAGACAGCAGGAAAGGCTGTTAACTTCAATAATATGTCGGAAACACTTCAGCAAGTTATTGAGAGTAACACGTTCATTGTCAGCCGTCGCGGTAAACTGCTCGGCTTTAGCATTAACCAGGCAATTGAAAATGACCGGATGAAACAAATGCTGGAAGAAAGACAGTTCCCGAAAGAATATACAGATAGTTTATTCCAAATTCAGCAGACAACAGCTAATATTGATATCGACAGCCCATACACGGCTTTCCCTGTCGAGAATAAAGATCTTTTCCAAGGCGGGTTAACAACAATTGTACCAATCATCGGCGGTGGAGAGCGCCTAGGTACTTTAATTTTAAGCAGAATTGCAGAGAACTTCAGTGACGATGATCTTCTGCTGGCAGAATACGGTGCCACAGTAGTAGGTATGGAAATATTGCATCAAAAATCAGCGGAAATTGAAACAGAAGCACGCAGCAAAGCGGTCGTACAGATGGCGATTAGTTCTTTGTCTTATAGCGAATTAGAAGCTATCGAGCATATCTTCGAAGAATTGGATGGAAGTGAAGGCTTACTTGTAGCAAGTAAAGTTGCCGACCGCGTCGGTATCACCCGTTCCGTAATTGTCAATGCGCTGCGTAAGCTTGAGAGTGCAGGTGTTATCGAATCTCGTTCGTTAGGAATGAAAGGAACATATATCAAAGTTCTTAACAATAAATTCTTAGTAGAGCTGCAAAAACATACAAGTTAA
- the flgB gene encoding flagellar basal body rod protein FlgB produces MDLYGGTIQKLDRSLDFANLKNQTIANNISNADTPGFKAETVSFKNTFEQTMNAAFTAKRTNLKHLAFGSSDSSSAFLVTKKEGTSYSNSGNNVDIDKEMSELADNQLYYQALADRISGKFNSLSKVIKGGN; encoded by the coding sequence ATGGACCTATATGGAGGGACGATTCAGAAATTAGATCGTTCATTGGATTTTGCCAATCTAAAAAATCAAACCATTGCCAATAATATATCAAATGCAGATACACCAGGATTTAAAGCGGAAACAGTTTCCTTCAAAAACACTTTTGAGCAGACGATGAATGCTGCATTTACTGCCAAGCGCACCAACCTCAAACACCTCGCTTTCGGCAGTTCTGATAGTTCATCAGCTTTTCTGGTAACCAAGAAAGAAGGCACTTCCTATTCAAACAGCGGCAATAACGTAGATATAGATAAGGAAATGTCGGAATTAGCCGACAACCAGCTGTACTATCAAGCGCTTGCTGATCGGATAAGCGGAAAATTCAATAGTTTATCCAAAGTTATTAAGGGAGGCAATTAA
- the flgC gene encoding flagellar basal body rod protein FlgC, which produces MTIFSSMNISASALTTQRLRMDVVSSNIANAETTRATIDEDGNYVPYRRKMVSLESRDSNTFSSFLERAQGGKQSSSGVRVSEITEDETPFQMVYNPTSPDANEEGYVAMPNVDPLKEMTDLISATRSYEANVTAMNATKGMLQKALEIGK; this is translated from the coding sequence GTGACAATTTTTTCATCTATGAATATAAGTGCAAGCGCACTTACTACACAGCGACTGCGAATGGATGTTGTGTCGTCTAACATTGCAAACGCAGAGACGACTCGGGCAACAATCGATGAGGATGGAAATTATGTTCCGTATCGAAGAAAAATGGTATCTCTGGAGTCACGTGATTCTAATACTTTTTCTTCATTTTTAGAACGCGCACAAGGCGGGAAGCAATCCTCAAGCGGTGTTAGGGTATCAGAGATTACTGAAGATGAAACCCCCTTCCAAATGGTATACAATCCCACATCACCAGATGCAAACGAAGAAGGGTATGTCGCGATGCCCAATGTTGATCCATTAAAGGAAATGACAGATTTGATTAGCGCTACTCGCTCATATGAAGCAAACGTAACAGCAATGAATGCGACAAAAGGTATGCTTCAAAAAGCATTGGAAATCGGTAAATAA
- the fliE gene encoding flagellar hook-basal body complex protein FliE, with the protein MAVEGISGLSGLNGLSSVKQATPGQAQASFTESLKTAVDSLNETQQASDKMTEALAAGEVTNLHDVMIASQKASVAMDAAVQVQRKAIDAYTEMMRMSM; encoded by the coding sequence ATGGCAGTTGAAGGTATTAGCGGATTGAGTGGGCTAAATGGCTTATCTTCAGTCAAACAAGCTACACCAGGACAAGCACAAGCAAGTTTTACTGAGAGCTTGAAAACAGCAGTTGATAGTTTGAATGAAACCCAGCAAGCATCGGATAAGATGACAGAAGCGCTGGCAGCTGGAGAAGTCACAAATTTGCATGATGTTATGATTGCGTCTCAAAAAGCAAGTGTAGCGATGGATGCAGCTGTTCAAGTACAAAGGAAAGCGATCGACGCTTATACAGAAATGATGCGCATGTCTATGTAA
- the fliF gene encoding flagellar basal-body MS-ring/collar protein FliF, with translation MNQQIAKYKEKMAGFWQTRPAWQKALLIGTPILLILIIGISSFFASKETMVPLYKDLSAQEAGQIKEELDAKGITYELEGKGTTILVPDAEAEGLLVDLAAEGLPETGSIDYSFFSNNASWGMTDNEFDVIKLDALQTEVASLLTNIDGIKSAEVMINKPSDPVFVTDEQEEASASIVLNTETGYDFQPNQVEAMYRLVSKTIPNLPEDNIVITNQDFEYINMETAQAGGGDAYTSQMGIKQEVEQGLQQRVQQMLAAMVGAENVRVSVTTDINFDQETRTEELVEPVDEENNEGLPVSVETITETYEGEPGEEAGVAGTGEEEVPNVAAEEETTGDGAYNNVKESVNYEFNKIKKEITESPYSIQDIGIQVAVDSNKNASAQNGEIEQLSAQEQTNVEESITSILNSIVSTSVDAEAAQAINPENSISVVFQPFAKSTNTQADDAAKAGIPIWAYIAGGILLAAVAVLIFMLIRSRRNQAEESEMDDMPEVVSPAVSVEEIDDAPETEATLKQKQLEKLAQESPEDFAKILRSWMAED, from the coding sequence ATGAATCAGCAAATTGCTAAATACAAAGAAAAGATGGCTGGATTCTGGCAAACAAGACCAGCCTGGCAAAAAGCTTTACTAATAGGTACCCCAATTCTTCTTATCTTAATCATCGGTATCTCATCTTTTTTTGCATCAAAGGAAACGATGGTGCCGCTGTACAAAGACCTATCCGCACAAGAAGCCGGGCAGATTAAGGAAGAATTGGACGCAAAAGGTATTACCTATGAATTAGAAGGAAAGGGCACCACTATCCTTGTGCCAGATGCAGAAGCAGAAGGACTGCTTGTCGATTTGGCTGCTGAAGGACTGCCAGAGACGGGAAGTATTGATTACTCCTTCTTTAGTAACAATGCATCTTGGGGCATGACGGATAATGAATTTGACGTTATCAAGCTGGATGCCCTTCAAACGGAAGTGGCATCATTATTGACGAATATAGACGGCATTAAGAGTGCGGAAGTAATGATTAATAAGCCTTCTGATCCGGTGTTTGTTACTGATGAGCAGGAAGAAGCGTCCGCGTCCATCGTGCTGAACACAGAAACGGGATACGACTTTCAGCCGAATCAAGTAGAAGCAATGTATCGCCTTGTTTCGAAAACAATACCTAATCTTCCAGAAGATAATATTGTTATCACTAACCAGGACTTTGAATACATCAATATGGAAACAGCGCAAGCCGGCGGCGGAGATGCTTACACGAGTCAAATGGGCATCAAGCAGGAAGTGGAGCAAGGGCTTCAGCAGCGTGTACAGCAAATGCTAGCAGCTATGGTAGGCGCTGAAAATGTGCGGGTATCTGTTACAACTGATATAAACTTCGATCAGGAAACACGTACAGAAGAACTGGTTGAACCAGTTGATGAAGAAAACAATGAAGGTCTTCCAGTAAGTGTAGAAACGATCACAGAAACGTACGAAGGTGAGCCAGGAGAAGAAGCTGGTGTAGCGGGAACTGGAGAAGAAGAAGTTCCAAACGTCGCCGCTGAAGAAGAAACAACTGGTGATGGTGCTTATAACAATGTAAAAGAATCTGTAAACTATGAGTTCAATAAGATTAAGAAAGAAATTACAGAGAGTCCATACAGCATTCAAGACATCGGTATCCAGGTGGCGGTAGACAGCAATAAAAATGCATCTGCACAAAATGGCGAGATAGAACAGCTGAGTGCGCAAGAGCAAACCAATGTTGAAGAAAGTATCACATCAATTTTGAATTCAATTGTATCCACATCAGTAGATGCAGAAGCAGCGCAGGCAATTAATCCGGAAAACAGTATTTCTGTTGTGTTCCAGCCTTTTGCGAAGAGTACGAATACACAAGCTGATGATGCAGCGAAAGCAGGAATTCCAATTTGGGCATATATCGCTGGCGGTATTTTATTAGCGGCTGTAGCGGTACTGATCTTCATGTTAATTCGTTCGAGAAGAAATCAAGCAGAAGAAAGTGAAATGGATGACATGCCAGAAGTTGTATCCCCAGCAGTTAGTGTGGAAGAGATTGATGATGCACCGGAAACAGAAGCAACATTGAAGCAGAAACAACTGGAAAAATTAGCACAAGAGTCGCCAGAAGATTTCGCGAAGATATTGCGAAGCTGGATGGCAGAAGATTAA
- the fliG gene encoding flagellar motor switch protein FliG produces the protein MAAVKGRLTGKQKAAVLMISLGADTAANVYKHLTEEEIERMSLEISSVKKVDSAEKESIVDQFHQIAIAQDYITQGGISYAKSILEKALGADEAAAIMNRLTSTLQVRPFDFARKADPTQILNFIQNEHPQTIALVLSYLDAEQSGQILSELPQDMQADVAKRIATMSSTSPEIINQVEQILEKNLSATATQDYTQTGGIQAVVEVLNGVDRSTERTILEELEIQDPELAEEIKKRMFIFEDIVTLDNRAIQRVIREVENDDLKLSLKVASDEVKDIVFQNMSDRMAQTFKEEMEFMGPVRLKDVEEAQSRIVSVIRRLEEVGEIVISRGGGDDIIV, from the coding sequence ATGGCAGCTGTGAAAGGACGTTTAACAGGAAAACAAAAAGCGGCGGTCTTGATGATCTCTCTTGGCGCTGATACAGCGGCGAACGTATATAAGCATTTAACAGAAGAAGAAATTGAACGTATGTCGCTGGAGATTTCTTCTGTAAAAAAAGTTGATAGTGCAGAAAAGGAGTCTATTGTCGACCAGTTTCACCAGATCGCTATTGCGCAGGACTATATAACGCAAGGCGGAATAAGCTATGCGAAGTCCATTCTCGAAAAAGCACTCGGAGCAGATGAAGCAGCTGCTATCATGAACAGGCTCACTTCCACTTTGCAAGTCAGACCATTTGATTTTGCGCGAAAAGCGGATCCAACCCAAATACTTAACTTTATTCAAAACGAGCACCCGCAAACGATTGCGTTAGTACTATCTTATCTGGATGCGGAGCAATCTGGTCAAATATTGTCTGAATTACCGCAAGATATGCAGGCTGATGTAGCGAAGCGTATTGCGACGATGAGCAGTACCTCTCCTGAAATTATCAATCAGGTAGAACAAATACTAGAAAAAAATCTATCCGCAACGGCGACACAGGATTACACCCAAACTGGAGGCATTCAAGCAGTCGTTGAAGTGCTAAATGGAGTGGACCGCAGCACAGAACGGACCATCTTGGAAGAATTAGAGATCCAGGATCCAGAACTGGCTGAGGAGATCAAGAAACGAATGTTCATCTTTGAAGATATTGTTACACTTGATAACCGTGCGATTCAGCGAGTGATACGTGAAGTAGAGAATGATGACTTGAAGCTCTCTTTAAAAGTAGCAAGCGACGAAGTGAAGGATATTGTATTCCAAAATATGTCTGACAGAATGGCGCAGACATTTAAAGAAGAAATGGAATTCATGGGACCTGTCCGTTTGAAAGATGTAGAAGAGGCGCAAAGTCGAATTGTTTCCGTTATCCGGCGACTGGAGGAAGTAGGCGAAATAGTTATATCCCGCGGTGGAGGAGATGACATCATTGTCTAA
- the fliH gene encoding flagellar assembly protein FliH → MSNIWQSVAVKESKVIGLKPIRTTFEVMDDANYHADLQAKEELQNQHLREVKAEADQMLADAKADIEKQKKQWETDRQKLVEQAQLEGYQKGFTAGQQEGLQSYEAKMNEAQQLAVLAQQDYEATVEASEDAVLDLGLKLAEKILHAELTADKERYVQLVKGAIADWKERSNVRIFVHPESYELVLQQKEELAVLAGKDFDISIMPQHDMQAGGCVLETKHGRIDASIDSQLTVLREKLFEIRREGNA, encoded by the coding sequence TTGTCTAATATCTGGCAATCAGTTGCAGTGAAAGAATCAAAAGTAATTGGATTGAAACCAATTCGAACTACTTTTGAAGTGATGGATGACGCAAACTATCATGCTGATTTGCAGGCAAAAGAAGAGCTGCAGAATCAACATCTTCGAGAAGTAAAAGCAGAAGCAGACCAGATGTTAGCTGATGCTAAAGCAGACATCGAAAAGCAAAAGAAGCAATGGGAAACGGATCGGCAGAAATTAGTGGAACAAGCACAGTTGGAAGGGTATCAAAAAGGCTTTACTGCGGGACAGCAGGAAGGTCTTCAGTCATACGAGGCAAAGATGAATGAAGCGCAACAGCTTGCAGTTTTAGCGCAGCAGGACTATGAAGCAACAGTAGAAGCAAGTGAGGACGCTGTTCTCGACTTAGGGCTGAAACTAGCAGAAAAGATTTTGCATGCAGAATTGACAGCTGATAAAGAACGTTATGTACAGCTTGTAAAAGGAGCTATTGCCGACTGGAAAGAACGAAGTAACGTGCGTATCTTTGTCCATCCGGAAAGTTATGAACTTGTCTTACAGCAAAAAGAAGAGCTGGCAGTCTTGGCAGGGAAGGATTTTGATATCTCGATAATGCCGCAGCACGATATGCAGGCAGGAGGGTGTGTGCTGGAAACTAAGCATGGTCGAATTGATGCAAGTATTGATTCACAGCTGACCGTTCTGCGGGAGAAGCTGTTCGAGATTAGACGTGAGGGAAATGCCTGA
- the fliI gene encoding flagellar protein export ATPase FliI, which yields MLHRYFDEIDKMDTYKRYGRIHRVVGLLIESHGPVTSVGEVCYIHPSSNSGEKFPAEVVGFDDEKVLLMPFAPLKDVGPGCLVEATAQPLSVKIGHGLIGSIIDPLGEPLDGSMLPKGLKSFTTDRNPPNPMTRPRILQPLETGVRVIDSMLTVGQGQRVGIFAGSGVGKSTLLGMIARKSSADVNVIALIGERGREVREFIEKDLGEEGIKRSIIVVATSDQPALMRIKGAYTATAICEYFRDQGMHVNLMMDSVTRVAMAQREIGLASGEPPTTKGYTPSVFAALPKLLERTGTNDTGAITGFYTVLVDGDDMNEPIADTVRGILDGHFVLDRKLAEQGQFPAVNVLKSISRVMPHITDQEDYQLAQRLRTMLALFEENRELIQIGAYRKGTSPEIDEAILYQKPILEFLKQGMHEFTSRSDAMQAMRQLLGGIT from the coding sequence ATGCTGCACCGTTATTTTGATGAAATTGACAAAATGGATACGTATAAAAGATACGGCAGAATTCATCGGGTTGTCGGCTTGCTGATCGAGTCACATGGACCAGTTACAAGTGTCGGCGAGGTATGTTACATCCATCCTTCTTCGAATTCAGGAGAAAAATTCCCGGCAGAAGTCGTAGGATTTGATGATGAAAAAGTATTGCTCATGCCTTTTGCTCCATTAAAGGATGTAGGCCCTGGCTGTTTAGTAGAAGCTACTGCTCAACCGTTGTCAGTGAAGATTGGTCATGGCTTAATCGGAAGTATTATTGATCCGTTAGGCGAGCCATTAGACGGCAGTATGCTTCCAAAGGGATTAAAGTCATTTACGACAGACCGAAATCCGCCGAACCCGATGACAAGACCGCGGATTTTACAGCCGTTGGAAACAGGCGTACGAGTTATTGACAGTATGCTGACAGTTGGCCAAGGGCAGCGAGTAGGTATCTTTGCCGGAAGTGGTGTTGGTAAAAGTACGTTACTCGGTATGATTGCCCGTAAATCAAGTGCTGATGTGAATGTTATAGCTCTAATCGGTGAGCGCGGCAGAGAGGTTCGGGAATTTATCGAAAAAGACTTGGGAGAAGAAGGTATTAAAAGGTCAATTATCGTTGTCGCTACCTCAGATCAGCCAGCGCTCATGCGGATAAAAGGAGCATATACAGCTACGGCTATTTGTGAATATTTCCGTGATCAAGGAATGCATGTCAATTTGATGATGGACTCGGTCACACGAGTGGCAATGGCACAGCGGGAAATCGGACTTGCCTCAGGTGAGCCGCCAACAACGAAAGGCTATACACCTTCTGTTTTCGCAGCTCTGCCCAAACTTCTTGAACGGACAGGTACGAATGATACGGGAGCCATCACCGGTTTTTACACGGTGCTTGTAGATGGTGACGATATGAATGAACCGATAGCAGATACGGTACGCGGAATTTTGGATGGGCACTTTGTGCTGGATCGTAAATTAGCAGAACAAGGGCAGTTTCCTGCTGTAAATGTTCTAAAGTCGATCAGCCGTGTAATGCCGCATATAACAGACCAAGAAGATTATCAGCTGGCACAGCGGCTGCGAACCATGCTTGCTTTATTCGAGGAAAACCGAGAGCTGATTCAAATCGGTGCGTACCGAAAAGGAACAAGTCCAGAAATCGATGAAGCAATCTTGTATCAAAAACCGATTCTTGAATTTCTCAAGCAGGGAATGCATGAATTTACCAGCCGCAGCGATGCGATGCAAGCGATGCGGCAGCTGCTCGGAGGGATAACGTAA
- the fliJ gene encoding flagellar export protein FliJ — protein MADTKVFEKILRMKDRERKAAQQAFTEKQEQFEIAATNLYELLKKKEDAEALLTNGLAASLPIQRLSEHHAFLETVNRQIDRAQIAVQFARTAMLEKQELLSEAYIEVKKIDKLIEKKRQEAWRKLQEEENKQMDDLSIRQFLANGAR, from the coding sequence ATGGCCGATACGAAGGTATTTGAAAAGATATTGCGCATGAAGGACCGTGAACGCAAAGCGGCGCAGCAAGCATTTACTGAAAAGCAAGAACAGTTTGAAATAGCCGCAACCAATTTATATGAATTGCTGAAGAAAAAAGAAGATGCAGAAGCACTGCTTACCAATGGCTTGGCAGCATCACTTCCAATACAGCGATTATCAGAGCATCATGCATTTCTGGAAACAGTCAACCGGCAAATTGACCGAGCCCAGATTGCGGTACAATTTGCCCGAACAGCGATGTTGGAGAAGCAGGAATTGCTCTCTGAGGCGTATATAGAAGTGAAAAAAATCGACAAGCTGATAGAGAAAAAACGGCAAGAAGCTTGGCGAAAGCTGCAAGAAGAAGAAAACAAGCAGATGGACGATCTATCTATTCGGCAATTTTTAGCAAATGGAGCACGATAG
- a CDS encoding MotE family protein, whose protein sequence is MAKQKAEQQKKTSKGKGFFLYFLLPVVLAAALVVAILEFSGVSVAKAAAGIPVIGDLISEETAAPAANSADTEKLKNQLKEQQATIDMMKETEDAKNTEIDDLNQQILKLKNQLNGAEPAGAETAQTAGSNSQTAEGEEETSPYKEAATSFNKMEDSKAAEIISKLDSEKALGVLQQLSGKKRGTILAEMDPEAAASYTSAMVEEAEKEG, encoded by the coding sequence ATGGCAAAACAAAAAGCAGAACAACAAAAGAAGACAAGCAAAGGCAAAGGTTTCTTTCTTTATTTTCTCCTGCCAGTTGTACTGGCAGCAGCACTTGTCGTTGCAATACTTGAATTCTCGGGCGTATCCGTTGCCAAAGCAGCTGCTGGTATCCCGGTGATTGGAGATCTCATCAGTGAAGAGACTGCAGCTCCAGCCGCTAATTCAGCAGATACAGAAAAACTAAAAAATCAGCTGAAAGAGCAGCAAGCGACTATTGATATGATGAAAGAAACAGAAGACGCGAAAAACACAGAGATTGATGATTTAAATCAACAAATCCTCAAGCTGAAGAACCAATTAAACGGCGCTGAACCAGCCGGTGCTGAAACAGCACAAACAGCCGGCAGTAATAGTCAGACTGCTGAAGGAGAAGAGGAAACATCTCCTTATAAAGAAGCAGCAACTTCCTTTAACAAAATGGAGGACAGCAAGGCAGCAGAAATCATCAGTAAGCTGGACAGTGAAAAAGCTTTAGGTGTCCTTCAGCAGCTATCTGGTAAGAAGCGAGGAACAATTCTAGCAGAAATGGATCCGGAAGCTGCAGCGTCTTATACAAGCGCCATGGTGGAAGAAGCGGAGAAGGAGGGATAA
- a CDS encoding flagellar hook-length control protein FliK: MNNIITPLLPAVGVVKGQQNQSSSGDKLFQNLFQQVSKDKNIELAVNEDPKSNQVLNLQDKQDIQVILQAFFDKLPDNESLQLKEQPANAWELMEQVLGADKLTAYLPEQIKGKAETILTDIKTDQNELSVEGLLEGLQELQSYLMNSGSMQPVSKNGTQEKAAASHVFLSEFMGNQQVNTGAVSLQKTTIGQAAPVKETESNSVLLKLRGSIPISESHETQELVKKNTPADQLTVRQHPSNAAVATQYSVGKHTVTETAKAIQSIVESSNRTEKSQLGNVANQLQEEPTPLDSKQVSNFQISKQEQLVFHLKQADQVPQQAGKELVEKLEQAVKFSGILSDRNGLKELSIQLRPGNLGDLQVKLLRENGEITVQIIAASKQAKDMLDSNISSLKHMFSPHQVSVLERVDQPQGAPAERNADQSFRDNADEERKDKQQEQQGNHAREHTDFAFADILSEQKEIRI; encoded by the coding sequence TTGAATAATATAATTACACCGCTGCTGCCAGCGGTAGGGGTTGTAAAAGGTCAACAGAATCAATCTTCTTCAGGGGATAAGCTGTTTCAAAATCTGTTTCAGCAAGTTAGTAAAGATAAAAATATCGAGCTCGCTGTAAATGAAGATCCCAAGAGCAATCAAGTTCTGAATTTACAAGATAAGCAGGATATACAGGTTATCTTACAAGCATTCTTTGATAAACTCCCAGACAATGAATCTTTGCAGCTAAAAGAACAGCCGGCAAATGCTTGGGAATTAATGGAGCAAGTACTGGGGGCAGATAAGCTTACTGCCTATCTGCCCGAACAAATAAAAGGTAAAGCCGAGACAATTCTTACAGACATAAAGACAGATCAGAATGAATTATCAGTTGAAGGGCTTCTAGAGGGACTTCAAGAGTTGCAATCTTATCTTATGAATTCTGGTAGTATGCAGCCCGTGTCGAAAAATGGAACGCAAGAAAAAGCAGCTGCTTCACACGTATTCTTGAGTGAGTTCATGGGTAATCAACAAGTCAACACAGGAGCAGTCAGCTTGCAAAAGACTACTATTGGACAAGCTGCTCCTGTAAAGGAGACAGAATCGAATTCAGTCTTGCTAAAATTGCGAGGTTCTATTCCAATCTCGGAATCACATGAAACACAGGAGCTTGTAAAGAAAAATACGCCTGCAGATCAATTAACGGTAAGACAGCATCCTAGTAACGCTGCAGTGGCCACACAGTATTCTGTTGGTAAGCATACAGTCACGGAAACAGCCAAAGCAATCCAAAGTATTGTTGAGTCTTCTAATAGAACCGAAAAATCACAGCTAGGTAATGTTGCAAATCAGCTGCAAGAGGAACCTACACCATTAGACTCGAAGCAAGTGAGTAATTTTCAAATATCTAAACAGGAACAGCTTGTTTTCCACTTAAAACAAGCTGATCAAGTACCGCAGCAAGCAGGTAAAGAGCTAGTAGAAAAACTAGAACAAGCAGTGAAATTCAGCGGAATATTATCTGACAGAAATGGCCTGAAGGAACTCTCAATACAGCTGCGTCCCGGTAATTTAGGGGATTTACAAGTTAAGTTACTTCGCGAAAATGGTGAGATTACAGTTCAGATAATCGCTGCTTCTAAACAAGCTAAGGATATGCTGGACTCTAATATATCTAGTCTTAAGCATATGTTCTCGCCTCATCAGGTAAGTGTTTTGGAAAGAGTTGATCAACCGCAAGGAGCTCCGGCAGAGAGAAATGCTGACCAAAGTTTTCGAGATAACGCTGATGAGGAAAGAAAAGACAAGCAGCAAGAACAGCAGGGTAATCATGCACGAGAGCATACCGATTTTGCGTTCGCAGATATATTATCTGAACAGAAGGAGATAAGGATATGA